In Oreochromis niloticus isolate F11D_XX unplaced genomic scaffold, O_niloticus_UMD_NMBU tig00006833_pilon, whole genome shotgun sequence, one DNA window encodes the following:
- the LOC102082948 gene encoding uncharacterized protein LOC102082948 codes for MTAIWKRKAPRLKIKPMEHEVILGIVNEHHHWTLVVIYPQEKKSLYLDPLGETKQGIQNCLESTRAFMRQKGCNVSRWTCDTVKHPKQVDATSCGVFALKFAEKILRKESIDFPSTKKAVNTHRLQIATTLLLETDDLTNICLFCGEEEHETDNKWIQCEMCLRWFHQLCVKSPPPEDVFICFACT; via the exons ATGACTGCCATTTGGAAGAGAAAAGCTCCAAGACTCAAG ATCAAACCCATGGAGCATGAAGTGATTCTGGGAATTGTAaatgaacatcatcactggacattagtg GTCATTTACCCACAAGAAAAGAAGTCGCTGTATCTTGATCCACTCGGAGAAACTAAACAAGGCATCCAAAATTGTTTGGAATCAACAAG GGCATTCATGCGACAAAAAGGATGCAACGTCTCAAGGTGGACTTGTGACACAGTCAAACACCCAAAACAAGTGGACGCTACCTCATGTGGAGTCTTTGCATTGAAA TTTGCTGAAAAGATCTTGCGAAAAGAGTCCATAGACTTTCCGTCTACCAAAAAGGCcgtaaacacacacaggctgcaAATTGCCACCACTCTCCTCCTAGAGACAG atGACTTGACAAACATCTGTCTTTTCTGCGGAGAAGAAGAGCATGAAACTGACAACAAATGG attCAGTGTGAGATGTGTTTGCGGTGGTTCCACCAGCTGTGCGTGAAAAGCCCACCACCAGAAGACGTGTTCATTTGTTTTGCTTGTACATAG